The genomic window ACTACAATTACTGTAATATAATAGCAACAAGGATACGTTACGTTCTTTAGATTTTTACATCTGACGATTCTCGAAGTTCATGAATATGCTTGCTTTCAAATGTAATTCTTGGCTGTCTTGTTCATACAGGCCATTCAGCTGTAGGCGCAAGAAATAAAGCTGCCCTATTGACAAAAAAACAAGCACGAACCTGAATAACCCAACTTATTGCCTTGCAAAACGTTCATTAATAAGCGATACTACATCAACATGGCGAAACCATATACAAAAAATAGATACGAAGGTAAATCCGGAGCATTTAATCCATCGAAAAGACCGCCAAGAGGTCTGTCTGAGAAGTCAGATCGAAGCAGCGACGGTTTCCGGGGTCGTAAAGAAAAGTCATCCGAGCATTTTATTCCAGCAGGAAGGACAGCAAGAGACCTGCCCGAGAAGGCATATCGAAGCAGCGGCGATTTTCAGGGACGCAGGGAAGAAAAACCTTTTCGCCCCTTTGATCGGCCAAAACGGGAGCCGGGATTTGCACCCGACGATAAGAGACCAGCGGCCCCGGAACAGCAAAAAGCAGTCTCAGCAGCTGCCTTGAAAAGAGGGTTCCAGAGGGCAAAAGATGAGATAACATCCATGTGTGACGAAATATCTGCTCTTATGAGCAGCCGATATAGTATTGGTAAGGTTGAATTAACAGTAAGTTTCAACTCAGCAGGAGAATTTATTGGTTTTGGCGCCGGCGGCGCAGCATCAATAAAAATTACGATTATCCCTTCAAAATAAACAGCTTAGGTTTGAACTTTCGTAAAAAGGCCTCAATTATATGTTCTTTGTATCTAATTCCTTCATATCTTTAATTCTCAGGTGCTCTTTCAACAGAAATATAAATCCCAATATATTATAAGGAATATACCAGGATGCATGGAAGAGGATTGAAACTGCAAACCCTTCATGCTTCGGGATATTAAATATGGAGAGGATGTATACGAGCAGAAACTGGTAGACGCCGACATAACCCGGAGAAGAGGGTATGGTAAGCCCCATGTTGAGCAATGCGCAAATAAATGGTACATATATGAACTTTACGGAAACATTGAGCGTTAATATGGCAAAGTATAAGGCAGTGCTCATGCCAAACCACTGTAAAAAGGATATTGCCACGTAAAAGATCATGTTCAGGGGTGAATTAATCCGCCTGATGTTTTCGCTGACTTCAATAAGCCTGTGGGCAAATTTCAATAGAATGGGTTTTTTTATCTTGTCGAGCATTTTTATAACAGTGCCGGTAAATTTCTCCCTGCTCATTATAATAAATGTCACTGTGCATGCTATCAGCAGTATAACGAGTATGAACAGGCTTTGAGAAACCTTCGGAGGCAGGCTCTGCTTCGGGAAAAATATCAATACGATCAGCAAAAGGCCTGCAAGATCGAAAAATCTGTCTATCAGTACGGTAGACAGGCCAAAAGTAAAGGAAACGCCGGTTTTTTTAGATAAAACGTAGCCTCTTACTATTTCACCGATTCTTGCCGGCAGGACATTGTTTACAAAGAGTCCGATAATAAGAGCGACAAAGGTATCCCTGAACCTTACATTATTGCCGGATATTTTTGACCACTTGAATGCGCTGAGTGATGCTGAAAAAAAAATAATTAAAGTCGGGATAAATATTAACTTCAGGTCAGCCTTTTTTAAAGTCTCAATTATTTCATGAAATTGAATATCTTTTAAAGAAAGATAAAGCAAAAGGATGCTTATAATGAAACCTGCTATGGTTAAAATCTTATTTTTTTTCATTTTTTTGTGTAATTATTGCAGAAAATACCGATGCTGACGCATACAAGCCCCAGGATCAAGCCTGTTGTTAATTTTTCTTTCAAAATAATCGCACCGAAAAGAACGCCGAAAACAGGTGCGAGAAATGTAAAAACGGAAAGTTTGGCCACAGGATATGTGTGAATCAGCATAAACCAGACAAGATAAGATGCGAAGGCGACTATGACGGACTGATATGCAACGGATGCCAATACATAAACATTCACATTAAAAATCCATTTGTCCTCAATAAAGTATGCGCATGCAAACATTATCGGGATTGAAAATATAAACTGGTAGAGAAACGTATTTATAGGATGAACTTTTCCGGCAAGATATTTCTTTATATACAGGGTTGTTGCACCCCAGAATATGGCTGCTAAAATCTCAAGAGTGTCGCCCAGCAGCATTAATTTATTTGAAGTATGCGGTTTATCCTTGAAAACGAGATAAACACCGATAAAGGCAAGAATCAGACCGACAATCTTTAATAAATTGAGTCTTTCTTTTAAGAAAAAGTGTGCTCCAAGGGCAACAATAAATGGAGAAAGGTATACAAACACGGCTGCCCTTGCTGCGTCGGTGTAGAGCATCCCGAGATAAAGACAAACAAATTCAAAACCGAAAAGCAGGCCTGTAATAAAACCGTGAAACAGGAGTATGTCTCTATGAAAAAGCGGTTGCCTGACAACAATACAATAGATGATCCCCAAAAATGACGCAATTAATGAACGCAGAAAGGTTGTAAAAATGGGCGAGAGCCCTGTATTTGAAAATTTAATTGCCGCATAGTTTATCCCCCATAGTATGGCGAGGATAACAATTGCAACAAAACCTTTCGAGTCTATTTGGTCTTTTGTCATGTGTATAATTGAATTCTTTATCCGTTGAAGTTTTAAAAAATATAATGAGGCATGTCAAGGCTTATTTTATCTTGATATTCTTTGCGTATTCTTTTAATTTAATACAGATAACTTATAGTCTGTTAAAGGAGGTTTTATGAAAACCGTTGAGATTAAGCCAGATATTTATTGGGTAGGGGCAATTGACTGGGGTATAAGGGATTTCCATGGATATATAACGCAAAACGGCACAACGTATAACAATTACCTTATCAAAGATGAACAGACAACACTTATTGATACGGTAAAACATGATTATTGTTCCGTAACTATTGAAAATATAAGTAAAATAGTTGATCTGTCCCAGGTTGTTAATATAGTGGTAAACCATATAGAACCTGATCATGCAAGCAGTCTTGATATGATAATGAAGCTTATACCTGATGCAACGGTTTACATAACGGAGCGTGGAAAAAAAGGTATTGAGAGGTATTTTGATACGTCGAAGTGGAGATTTAAAATTGTAAAAAGCGGTGATGTTCTTAATACAGGAAAATACACTCTGTTATTTCTGGAAACGCCCATGCTTCACTGGCCTGATTCCATGGTTACCTATGTTAAAGAGGCAAAGCTCCTTATATCGCAGGATGCCTTCGGGCAGCATATAGCAACTGCGTCCAGATTTGATGATGAATTTGTTGAGTGCAATTCCCAATTTGAACTTGATGATGCAATAGCCGATTATTATTCCAATATCCTCATGCCCTTCGGGCAGTTAATAAAGACAAAAATAGGCGATATACTGAAACTCAATCTTGATATTGATATGATTGCGCCTGACCATGGCATAATATGGAGGAAAGACCCTGGAAAGATTATTCAGAAATATCTTGACATGGCCGACGGTAAAGCAGATTTAAGGGTGGCTGTTATATATGATACCATGTGGCACAGCACAGAGCATATGATGGCCCCGATAGTTGACGGCATTAAAGATGAAGGAGTTGACTGCAAGGTAATAAAGCTGAGAGAATCCCCGATGAGTGTAGCAGTAAAAGAACTCTGGAAAGCCAGAGGATGCTTAATAGGCGTTCCCACGATTAATAATGTTATGTTTCCTTCAGTGGCAGGGCTTTTGTATCATCTTGGCGGATTAAAACCGAGAAACAGGATTATGGCCGCATTCGGGAGTTATGGATGGGGCGGCGGAGCAGTAAAAGAAGCCTATGAGATGTTCAAGCGGATTGGCGTTGAGGTGATGGAGCCCGGAATTCAGATACAATACAGACCATCTTCAGAGGATGAAAAGAAGTGTTACGAATTTGGAAAGGAATTTGCCGGAAAGGTAAAGGAATACCACAAGAAGTTTGAAGAGTAAGATAATTATATGTATTACGGAAATAACAGTAAGCTGCTTGCAGTGTACAAATAAAATATATTGGAGGTATAAACATGTCTAAGACAGAAAATAATTTAAAAGATGCTTTTGCAGGAGAATCTCAGGCGAACAGGAAATACCTTGCTTTTGCAAAAAAGGCCGAAGAAGAAGGCTATAAACAGGCTGCGAGATTATTTAGAGCAGCAGCAGAAGCCGAAACAGTACATGCGCATAATCATTTGAGAGAGCTTAAAGGCATTAAAAGCACAAAAGAGAATCTTGCAGAGGCCATCAGCGGTGAAACACATGAGTTTACGGAAATGTACCCGGTCATGATTGAAGAAGCCAAATCAGAAGGCAACAATGGAGCTGTGAGAAGTTTTCATATCGCCAACGAGGTTGAAAAGATCCATGCTGCACTATATAAAAAAGCCCTTGAAACACTGGGCAGCAATGTAGAGACGGAATATTACATATGCAAGGTGTGCGGTTGTACGGTTGAGGGCGAGGCGCCTGATGTATGCCCGGTTTGCGGCGCCAAAAAGGTAGCTTTTTATAAGGTAGATTAATTTTTAAATACCTGTATGCGTGAAAATTGATAAAGCGCTATATATAAAACGTTTCATTTATTGTGCTGAAAAATAGTGAGGAATGTTGAGAATAGTGGCCTTTCACGGAAGTCCAAGGGTTGACGGCAACTCCGATATTTTACTTCAGGAGGCTTTGAAGCCGATATACAAAGAAGGCCATGAAGTGAAGCTTTTCAAACTCAATCTCATGAATATAAAGCCTTGTCAGAACTGCGGCGGCTGTGATGAGACAGGTCTTTGTGTGATACATGATGAGATGAGTGAAATTTATGATGCAGTCAGGGCAGCAGACAGGGTTATACTTTCATCCCCGATTTTCTTCTTTGCTCTTTCTGCACAGACAAAAATAATGATTGACAGATTTCAGTGTTTCTGGTGCGAAAAATATCTTCTCGGCAAACCGATTCCGGAAGGCGAGCATGGAAGAAAGGGTCTTCTGCTGCTTGTCGGAGGGATGACAAAGGACATAGGCGTTCAATGCGGGGAGGCGGCTGCCAAAGCATTCTTCAGGACAATCAGCGTTCCGAAGCATGAAACGCTGAGCTATTTGGGCATTGATTATAAGGGTGCGATCCTGCATCACCCCACAGCATTGAACGATGTCAGTCGTGCTGGGGAAAGGCTAATAAAACAGGAAGAGGAGTAATGATAAAATGAGAATTACAAAAACTTTAAAGAGCAGAAAACATGAGGTCAATTTTGATAACTTAGGATTCGGCAAACATTTTTCCGACCACATGTTCAGTTGTGATTACAAAAACGGCAAATGGGATATTCCGCAAATAGTTCCTTACGGCAGCATCAGCATTTCGCCGTCAATATGTTCCCTCCATTACGGACAGATTGTTTTTGAAGGTCTAAAGGCATTCTATGCAGGTGATAGGATCAATATATTCCGTCCTGAAAAATACCATGAACGATTCAACAGATCTTGCCTCAGGCTTTGTATACCACCCGTTGAATACGATTTGTTTATACGGGCCATAGAAGGACTTATTATACTGGACGGGCACTGGGTTCCTCAAAGCAAGGAGACTGCTTTGTATATCAGACCCTTCATTTTTGCCACTGATGATTTTCTTGGAGTAAAAGTCTCGGAAACGTACAGCTTTTTAATCATCACATCGCCGGTTGGTGCATATTACAAGGAAGGGATTAATCCGGTAAAGCTTATTACTTCCGGTGAATATACCAGAGCTGCACAGGGCGGCCTCGGGGAAGCAAAGACTCCTGCCAATTATGCTGCCAGCTTGCTGCCTGCGCAGATAGCTCAGGATAAAGGGTTCACGCAGGTGTTATGGCTTGATGGTGTTGAGAACAGGTTTATTGAAGAAGTGGGCACCATGAATATCTTTTTTCTGATCGACAACAAACTGGTAACACCTTCTCTTGAAGGAACAATTCTGTCCGGGGTTACAAGAGACTCGGTGATAACTCTTGCAAAAGAATGGGGTATTACAGTTGAAGAACGTCGTGTATCGATAGATGAATTGATTTCTTCATCAAAAGACGGTTCGTTGCAGGAGGTGTTCGGCACTGGTACTGCAGCCGTAATTTCACCGGTAGGCGAGGTTAAACATGGAGAAGAAACTATTATTGTTAATAACAGGAAGATAGGTGAGCTGTCACAAAAACTTTACGATGAGATAACAGGAATACAGTATGGAGAAAAAGAGGATAAATTTAACTGGTGTCTTTCATTCTCTGCCCCTCCAAATTTATAGACAGATTTACAGATTGTATGTGCAAACGAAAGGCCGGTAAATGAATATTGAATGATGACCTGCTGTCCATTACATCACTCGAGGAAGGCGAAGAGGGCATAGTCTATTCACTTACCGGTGGCAAGGGTCTTGTAAGCAGGTTTGCCGGAATGGGTATTGTCCCTGGTACAAGAATCAAAATCCTCAGGAACACCGGCAGTTTGATTATTGTACTTGCCTCGGATACAAGGATTGCACTCGGCAAAGGGCAGGCCGATAAAATACTGGTGGCAAAATTATATGGCCAGGATATTGATGCAGAACCGGCCAAAGGAAGGAAATCTCT from Pseudomonadota bacterium includes these protein-coding regions:
- a CDS encoding lysylphosphatidylglycerol synthase transmembrane domain-containing protein; the protein is MKKNKILTIAGFIISILLLYLSLKDIQFHEIIETLKKADLKLIFIPTLIIFFSASLSAFKWSKISGNNVRFRDTFVALIIGLFVNNVLPARIGEIVRGYVLSKKTGVSFTFGLSTVLIDRFFDLAGLLLIVLIFFPKQSLPPKVSQSLFILVILLIACTVTFIIMSREKFTGTVIKMLDKIKKPILLKFAHRLIEVSENIRRINSPLNMIFYVAISFLQWFGMSTALYFAILTLNVSVKFIYVPFICALLNMGLTIPSSPGYVGVYQFLLVYILSIFNIPKHEGFAVSILFHASWYIPYNILGFIFLLKEHLRIKDMKELDTKNI
- a CDS encoding DMT family transporter, encoding MTKDQIDSKGFVAIVILAILWGINYAAIKFSNTGLSPIFTTFLRSLIASFLGIIYCIVVRQPLFHRDILLFHGFITGLLFGFEFVCLYLGMLYTDAARAAVFVYLSPFIVALGAHFFLKERLNLLKIVGLILAFIGVYLVFKDKPHTSNKLMLLGDTLEILAAIFWGATTLYIKKYLAGKVHPINTFLYQFIFSIPIMFACAYFIEDKWIFNVNVYVLASVAYQSVIVAFASYLVWFMLIHTYPVAKLSVFTFLAPVFGVLFGAIILKEKLTTGLILGLVCVSIGIFCNNYTKK
- a CDS encoding FprA family A-type flavoprotein translates to MKTVEIKPDIYWVGAIDWGIRDFHGYITQNGTTYNNYLIKDEQTTLIDTVKHDYCSVTIENISKIVDLSQVVNIVVNHIEPDHASSLDMIMKLIPDATVYITERGKKGIERYFDTSKWRFKIVKSGDVLNTGKYTLLFLETPMLHWPDSMVTYVKEAKLLISQDAFGQHIATASRFDDEFVECNSQFELDDAIADYYSNILMPFGQLIKTKIGDILKLNLDIDMIAPDHGIIWRKDPGKIIQKYLDMADGKADLRVAVIYDTMWHSTEHMMAPIVDGIKDEGVDCKVIKLRESPMSVAVKELWKARGCLIGVPTINNVMFPSVAGLLYHLGGLKPRNRIMAAFGSYGWGGGAVKEAYEMFKRIGVEVMEPGIQIQYRPSSEDEKKCYEFGKEFAGKVKEYHKKFEE
- a CDS encoding rubrerythrin family protein gives rise to the protein MSKTENNLKDAFAGESQANRKYLAFAKKAEEEGYKQAARLFRAAAEAETVHAHNHLRELKGIKSTKENLAEAISGETHEFTEMYPVMIEEAKSEGNNGAVRSFHIANEVEKIHAALYKKALETLGSNVETEYYICKVCGCTVEGEAPDVCPVCGAKKVAFYKVD
- a CDS encoding flavodoxin family protein, translated to MLRIVAFHGSPRVDGNSDILLQEALKPIYKEGHEVKLFKLNLMNIKPCQNCGGCDETGLCVIHDEMSEIYDAVRAADRVILSSPIFFFALSAQTKIMIDRFQCFWCEKYLLGKPIPEGEHGRKGLLLLVGGMTKDIGVQCGEAAAKAFFRTISVPKHETLSYLGIDYKGAILHHPTALNDVSRAGERLIKQEEE
- a CDS encoding branched-chain amino acid aminotransferase translates to MRITKTLKSRKHEVNFDNLGFGKHFSDHMFSCDYKNGKWDIPQIVPYGSISISPSICSLHYGQIVFEGLKAFYAGDRINIFRPEKYHERFNRSCLRLCIPPVEYDLFIRAIEGLIILDGHWVPQSKETALYIRPFIFATDDFLGVKVSETYSFLIITSPVGAYYKEGINPVKLITSGEYTRAAQGGLGEAKTPANYAASLLPAQIAQDKGFTQVLWLDGVENRFIEEVGTMNIFFLIDNKLVTPSLEGTILSGVTRDSVITLAKEWGITVEERRVSIDELISSSKDGSLQEVFGTGTAAVISPVGEVKHGEETIIVNNRKIGELSQKLYDEITGIQYGEKEDKFNWCLSFSAPPNL